A genomic window from Algoriphagus sp. Y33 includes:
- a CDS encoding DUF1266 domain-containing protein has product MNQETIEKRLNQGLNLSALMLNALGGQSELSLSGFENPDRGVLNHLMRFLNSKGIFHEQSTIKILHEILNDSGPNNSFMNQLRIFDTFSEADFMTYLNGLEDSFAGKSAQVVWINRVKLRKVGIRGYDISLYVLLSRLSFTCGLISDKELTRRVLHILPIAVSQFSDWQEYNDNVILGNHYTTPTLQLDSMEILPSNNLYAAWHRMMQQEGTLVHPFKF; this is encoded by the coding sequence ATGAATCAGGAAACGATAGAAAAGAGACTGAATCAAGGACTTAATCTTTCAGCATTGATGCTCAATGCGCTTGGGGGACAAAGCGAACTTTCATTGTCGGGGTTTGAAAATCCTGATCGGGGGGTTCTCAACCATTTGATGCGTTTTTTGAACAGCAAAGGGATCTTTCATGAACAAAGCACCATAAAAATCCTGCATGAAATCTTGAACGACAGCGGACCAAATAACTCGTTCATGAATCAACTTCGCATTTTCGATACTTTTTCGGAGGCTGATTTCATGACTTATCTAAATGGACTTGAGGACTCATTTGCCGGCAAAAGTGCACAGGTCGTATGGATCAATAGGGTGAAGCTGAGAAAGGTAGGCATCAGAGGTTATGACATCAGTTTATATGTCTTGCTCAGCAGGCTCTCTTTTACCTGTGGGCTGATCTCAGACAAGGAGCTGACCAGGAGAGTGCTTCACATCCTTCCCATTGCAGTATCTCAATTTTCGGATTGGCAGGAATACAACGACAATGTCATCTTGGGCAACCATTACACTACCCCTACCCTGCAACTGGATTCAATGGAAATATTGCCTTCCAACAACCTTTATGCTGCTTGGCACAGAATGATGCAACAGGAAGGAACACTAGTGCATCCATTTAAATTTTGA
- the tssD gene encoding type VI secretion system tube protein TssD, with amino-acid sequence MKTIKMIACLIFVLAAQSTWAQQEINMKIMLHLQDEKGNNKLEYELNHFNYYFTTSAATPDSIKAENEVIISASLFSLADDRFLAWVAQSPAILDGEITVTDLEKRSVIKKLAFKKAQIQNIDESYMKGVNYRNSTNFVFKVRGLSIDKQVLIE; translated from the coding sequence ATGAAAACAATCAAAATGATTGCCTGTCTCATTTTTGTATTGGCGGCACAATCTACTTGGGCGCAGCAAGAAATCAACATGAAAATCATGTTGCACTTACAGGATGAAAAAGGCAACAATAAACTGGAATATGAGCTGAACCATTTCAACTACTATTTCACAACTTCAGCCGCCACGCCCGACAGTATCAAAGCTGAAAATGAGGTGATCATTTCTGCGAGTCTTTTCAGTTTAGCTGATGACAGATTTCTTGCTTGGGTAGCGCAAAGTCCCGCTATTCTAGATGGGGAGATTACCGTAACGGATTTGGAAAAAAGATCAGTCATCAAAAAGCTAGCTTTCAAAAAAGCGCAAATTCAAAACATCGATGAAAGCTATATGAAAGGAGTAAACTATCGCAACAGCACCAATTTTGTGTTTAAGGTAAGAGGACTTTCCATTGATAAGCAGGTATTGATAGAATAA
- a CDS encoding lipopolysaccharide assembly protein LapB produces MKINSKTMFNNYIALAYKAFEKSNFGAMRHALEDAENHVQEQEASHEILLSRAWLKWIGKRCKGQELLDSSRIQFDRLLTRDALEGDDFLFLISEACEVSLELIDQGLQYAPDHVGLTKCLGDFYLQNQDYTNAISYYQKALLSIPDDTLTILKLQKCRYNRIQELESLFSEEESEAVFFELLPLYKQTHQPDKLSKLITEMESHAWLSDYEVSDFWAICNLQQNRTEQAVKIWEIQTKQKSINQESALILAKMYIHSGNPKRALKVLSSFEWEFGQTHVKSMDKVAPLDLQAVVHQAFTLSAGILRASALVKTKSMGEANAILDDLLKTFPKEPRLWLLKAEIQSEAQNHEAVFHCFSKSKLNGGNPLQLEEAKALHFFRTHDFQKTVGVLENIRKSSQPSAQGNYILGLAYEQLGEKEKAAMTLNSCVRQLVTTEDRLQALHSLLLIYLDTKSLDEVIRTLQSILPYFQDGSENHRKFSLMLAENYYQNKEASKAVELLVSLHKKESLSRPYLSYLEMLFAHDFGKGFDVTMEPASENSLIADPTDAYKHFHNGMVYSLLKNNMEASKSYELAADGGVFAESYYKEVLHKAYLESSFDDCIRIYKKLKSVSPALFEDHYDAIYAYAIFMTEQNEQVIREYDRLLYTYPKLFSGKDLVKIWSNTLGIAHFKLGQFEKAKRYIGMNLGRLESLEENLMIMLKDIAAASEGKKTEYYLMLDILQTWDYKVTDEEKLDYKRIKTELQAAVAHAF; encoded by the coding sequence TTGAAAATCAATAGCAAAACCATGTTCAATAACTATATCGCTTTGGCTTATAAAGCTTTTGAAAAATCAAATTTTGGAGCAATGAGGCATGCTTTGGAAGATGCGGAAAACCATGTCCAAGAGCAAGAGGCAAGCCATGAGATTCTTTTGTCCCGCGCATGGCTGAAGTGGATAGGAAAGCGATGCAAAGGTCAAGAACTTTTGGATAGCTCCAGGATTCAGTTTGATAGATTATTGACACGTGATGCCTTAGAGGGCGATGATTTCCTATTTTTGATAAGCGAAGCTTGTGAAGTGTCCCTTGAGCTGATCGATCAGGGTTTGCAATACGCCCCTGATCATGTTGGATTGACTAAATGCCTTGGGGATTTTTATTTGCAAAATCAAGATTATACCAACGCCATAAGCTATTATCAAAAAGCACTTCTCAGCATCCCTGATGATACGTTGACGATTTTAAAATTACAAAAATGCAGGTATAACCGCATTCAGGAGCTTGAGAGTTTGTTCTCAGAGGAAGAGAGTGAAGCAGTGTTTTTTGAATTGCTTCCGTTGTACAAACAAACTCACCAACCGGATAAGCTATCGAAATTGATCACAGAGATGGAAAGCCATGCTTGGTTATCCGACTATGAAGTATCGGATTTTTGGGCGATTTGTAATCTGCAGCAAAATCGGACGGAACAGGCAGTGAAGATATGGGAGATTCAGACGAAGCAAAAATCCATCAACCAAGAAAGTGCATTGATTCTTGCCAAAATGTATATTCATTCAGGGAATCCAAAAAGAGCATTGAAGGTGCTAAGCTCATTTGAATGGGAATTTGGGCAGACCCATGTAAAGTCAATGGATAAAGTTGCGCCTTTGGATCTTCAAGCTGTAGTGCATCAAGCTTTTACTCTGAGCGCGGGGATATTGAGGGCTTCAGCATTGGTAAAAACAAAAAGTATGGGCGAGGCCAATGCCATCCTTGATGACTTGCTGAAAACTTTCCCCAAAGAACCTCGGCTATGGTTGTTGAAAGCTGAAATCCAGAGTGAAGCACAAAACCATGAAGCCGTTTTCCACTGCTTTTCAAAAAGTAAACTAAATGGAGGAAACCCTCTTCAGCTTGAAGAAGCTAAAGCCTTACATTTTTTTAGAACACATGATTTCCAAAAAACAGTTGGGGTTTTGGAAAATATCAGAAAGTCCAGCCAGCCCAGTGCCCAAGGCAATTACATATTAGGCTTAGCGTATGAACAGCTTGGGGAAAAAGAAAAGGCAGCAATGACTTTGAATAGCTGTGTCAGACAGCTTGTCACAACAGAAGACCGCCTGCAAGCATTACATTCCCTACTTTTGATTTATTTGGATACGAAATCTCTTGATGAAGTCATCAGAACTCTCCAGTCAATACTCCCTTATTTCCAAGATGGATCGGAGAATCATAGAAAATTCTCCCTAATGCTCGCTGAGAATTACTATCAAAACAAGGAAGCTTCCAAGGCTGTTGAATTATTGGTTTCGCTACACAAGAAAGAATCCTTGTCACGTCCCTATTTGAGTTATCTAGAAATGCTGTTTGCGCATGATTTTGGGAAAGGGTTTGACGTCACAATGGAACCTGCGAGTGAAAACTCACTGATAGCAGATCCTACCGATGCATATAAGCACTTTCACAATGGCATGGTGTATTCCTTGTTGAAAAATAATATGGAGGCTTCAAAAAGCTATGAATTGGCTGCTGATGGAGGGGTGTTTGCTGAGTCTTACTATAAAGAAGTGCTTCACAAAGCTTATCTTGAATCTTCTTTTGATGATTGCATCCGGATCTATAAAAAGCTAAAGTCAGTCAGCCCTGCACTGTTTGAAGACCATTATGATGCGATTTATGCCTATGCCATTTTTATGACAGAGCAAAATGAACAAGTCATTCGGGAATATGATCGCCTACTTTATACCTACCCAAAATTGTTTTCAGGAAAGGATCTTGTCAAGATTTGGTCAAATACCTTGGGAATAGCCCACTTCAAACTCGGACAATTCGAAAAAGCCAAAAGATATATTGGGATGAATCTAGGAAGACTAGAGTCATTGGAGGAGAATTTAATGATTATGCTGAAGGATATCGCAGCAGCATCTGAAGGCAAAAAGACTGAATATTACTTGATGTTGGACATTCTGCAAACCTGGGATTATAAGGTGACAGACGAAGAAAAACTGGACTATAAACGGATCAAAACAGAACTTCAAGCGGCCGTGGCTCACGCATTCTAA
- a CDS encoding efflux RND transporter periplasmic adaptor subunit: MKTVLSNKFVLIAIPLVVGLAIGWLIKPTSEPKTEVDKHEHIESIAGIPLTYTCSMHPQIRRNEPGDCPICGMDLIPLENDNTEADPMAVTMSPTAMQLAGVQSMVVGNASAGKSIRLNGKIQADERQNYTQSAHIPGRIEDLKINFTGEYVKKGQMLGQIYSPELATAQEELFQAEKIKNHQPALFNAAKEKLKNWKLTDVQIEQILATGKVTEQLPILANVSGYVTAKMVSLGDYVNRGQAIYQIADLSKVWVLFDIYESELQWIKKGDNIQFTVQSFPGETLTGKLSYIDPVINSQTRVVKARLELSNTDLKFKPEMFVSGQVNGKVQSGEDNSIVVPKTAVMWTGTRSVVYVKNATDQSVTFQLREVTLGASLGTEYLITSGLEPGEEIAVNGTFSIDAAAQLAGKPSMMSPEGGAAMTGHNHGEITERKTTTKVSAGHTEISAKAKDELKPVFDTYFKLKNALTKDDLTRSRSNANEMLVSLEKVNMAEFKGDAHNEWMKYSKKIKAALAQINSQKKLEEIRKSFGSLSDEMLGLAENFKPLSTKIYVQHCPMADSNRGADWLSLEKKVVNPYFGEAMLTCGEVTKTIP, translated from the coding sequence ATGAAAACTGTACTCAGCAATAAATTTGTCCTGATAGCCATACCATTGGTGGTAGGACTGGCCATCGGTTGGCTGATTAAGCCTACTTCCGAGCCAAAAACAGAAGTCGATAAACATGAGCATATAGAATCTATTGCCGGAATTCCTCTCACCTACACCTGTTCCATGCACCCCCAGATTCGCCGAAACGAGCCGGGTGACTGTCCTATCTGCGGGATGGATCTTATTCCACTGGAAAACGATAATACAGAAGCTGATCCTATGGCCGTGACCATGTCTCCTACTGCCATGCAGTTGGCAGGAGTACAATCAATGGTCGTCGGAAATGCCAGTGCCGGAAAATCCATCCGGCTGAATGGTAAAATCCAAGCAGATGAGCGGCAGAATTATACCCAGTCGGCACATATTCCCGGAAGGATTGAAGACCTTAAAATCAACTTCACAGGAGAATACGTCAAGAAAGGCCAGATGCTGGGACAAATTTATTCACCGGAATTAGCGACTGCCCAAGAGGAACTTTTCCAAGCAGAGAAAATAAAAAACCACCAACCGGCACTTTTCAATGCAGCCAAAGAAAAACTCAAAAACTGGAAACTTACAGATGTGCAGATCGAGCAGATTTTGGCAACCGGAAAAGTGACTGAGCAACTCCCTATTCTAGCCAATGTCTCCGGATATGTCACCGCAAAAATGGTTAGTTTGGGTGATTATGTAAACCGCGGTCAAGCAATCTATCAAATCGCTGACCTCAGCAAAGTTTGGGTGCTCTTTGACATCTATGAATCCGAGCTCCAATGGATCAAAAAAGGTGATAACATACAATTCACGGTACAATCATTTCCCGGAGAGACACTCACGGGCAAGCTAAGCTACATAGATCCCGTCATCAATTCTCAGACCAGAGTAGTGAAAGCACGGTTGGAGCTAAGCAACACTGATTTGAAATTCAAACCCGAAATGTTTGTCTCAGGACAAGTGAACGGCAAAGTCCAGTCCGGCGAAGACAATAGCATTGTGGTACCAAAAACGGCTGTGATGTGGACGGGAACCCGTTCGGTGGTGTATGTGAAAAACGCAACTGATCAATCCGTGACTTTTCAACTTCGGGAAGTTACCCTAGGTGCATCATTGGGCACGGAATACCTCATTACCTCAGGATTGGAGCCAGGTGAAGAAATTGCCGTAAATGGCACCTTTAGTATCGATGCGGCTGCCCAACTGGCAGGAAAACCGAGCATGATGTCTCCCGAAGGTGGGGCTGCGATGACCGGTCATAATCATGGCGAGATCACTGAAAGAAAAACAACCACCAAGGTTTCTGCCGGTCATACAGAGATTTCTGCCAAAGCCAAGGATGAGCTGAAACCCGTTTTTGATACTTATTTCAAACTGAAAAATGCCCTGACCAAAGATGACCTAACCCGATCAAGATCTAACGCAAATGAAATGTTGGTTTCCTTGGAAAAAGTGAATATGGCTGAGTTCAAAGGTGATGCACACAATGAATGGATGAAATACAGCAAAAAAATCAAAGCAGCGCTCGCTCAGATCAATTCCCAAAAAAAATTAGAAGAAATCCGAAAATCATTTGGTTCCCTATCCGATGAGATGCTTGGATTAGCAGAGAACTTTAAGCCATTATCCACCAAAATCTATGTCCAGCATTGTCCCATGGCAGACAGCAACAGAGGTGCAGATTGGTTGAGTTTGGAGAAAAAAGTAGTTAACCCCTACTTTGGTGAGGCTATGCTTACATGCGGCGAGGTCACCAAAACAATTCCTTGA
- a CDS encoding DUF3347 domain-containing protein → MKNLRTSVAFSLLIALSVACSGKSDENHSQMNDSETHEIHEAKPDEKIAATTSTITFKEESTTRIFNAYLALKDALVQTDGEKVSVEAKKLETLLTEAKYNSIREDVQKIAESIDPKIQRESFISLSDQMITLAKNSELATGNLFLQHCPMANDNKGANWISLSEEIKNPYFGDKMMKCGSVTEKI, encoded by the coding sequence ATGAAAAACCTAAGAACATCTGTTGCCTTTTCTCTGTTGATAGCCCTTTCTGTTGCCTGTTCAGGTAAATCCGATGAAAATCACTCACAAATGAATGATTCGGAAACTCATGAAATACACGAAGCTAAACCAGACGAGAAAATCGCCGCAACAACCTCAACAATCACATTCAAAGAGGAATCAACCACCCGGATCTTCAATGCATACTTGGCATTGAAAGATGCCTTGGTACAAACTGATGGTGAAAAAGTAAGTGTTGAGGCGAAAAAACTGGAGACTCTTCTGACTGAAGCAAAGTACAATTCGATCAGGGAAGACGTACAGAAAATTGCAGAAAGTATTGATCCTAAGATTCAGAGAGAATCATTTATCAGTCTTTCAGATCAAATGATAACATTGGCCAAAAACAGTGAGCTTGCAACGGGAAATTTATTTCTGCAACATTGCCCGATGGCAAATGACAATAAAGGAGCAAATTGGATCAGCCTGTCGGAAGAAATCAAAAACCCATATTTCGGGGATAAAATGATGAAATGTGGTTCTGTAACTGAGAAAATCTAA
- a CDS encoding TolC family protein, which produces MKIITLSLLLLLGVSYSAASQSLADYFQLGAENNPGLKAKYKAFEAALEKIPQVGSLQDPSLSFGYFISPVETRVGPQKARFSLTQMFPWFGTLQAQEDVASLQAEVKYQEFLDAKNQLYNQLAAVYYPLLETHELIAIEEENLRILETYFSLATSKFENGKGSLTDALRADIMIQAAKTNLEVLQLKIDGSNSWLNSLLSRPHDSPVEISEKLEIIAEERVISPDSIQSNPLLESMDLKIQSSEASKRVAQKQGMPKLGAGVDYVLVGERTDMVIPDNGKNVLMPMVTMSLPIFRGKYKGAQKEAELMQESYKLEKEELNNKLYGSYHRYSSDMKIQDDLISLYERQIVTTQQNLDLLYNSYSNSGKDFEEVLSVQQQLLEFKKMKLKALVAYKTSLAQINYITAKTY; this is translated from the coding sequence ATGAAAATCATCACACTTTCCCTTCTTTTGCTTCTGGGAGTTAGTTATTCAGCAGCTTCGCAAAGCTTAGCCGACTATTTCCAACTAGGCGCAGAAAACAATCCGGGACTAAAAGCCAAATACAAGGCTTTTGAAGCAGCATTGGAAAAAATCCCCCAAGTAGGCTCACTGCAAGACCCAAGCTTATCTTTTGGATATTTTATTTCTCCTGTGGAAACCCGTGTAGGGCCACAAAAAGCCCGTTTTTCACTGACCCAAATGTTTCCTTGGTTTGGTACTTTACAAGCACAAGAAGACGTAGCTTCCTTACAGGCCGAAGTAAAATATCAGGAATTCCTTGATGCAAAAAACCAACTTTACAACCAGCTGGCTGCTGTATATTATCCTCTGCTGGAGACCCATGAGTTAATTGCTATTGAGGAGGAAAACCTCCGCATCCTGGAAACCTACTTTTCCCTTGCCACTTCGAAATTTGAAAATGGAAAGGGATCTCTCACTGATGCCCTTCGCGCGGACATAATGATTCAGGCAGCCAAGACGAATCTTGAGGTGCTGCAGCTTAAAATAGACGGAAGTAATTCATGGCTCAACTCCCTGCTTTCACGACCTCATGATTCCCCTGTTGAGATCTCGGAAAAGTTAGAAATCATAGCTGAAGAGCGGGTAATTTCACCGGATTCTATTCAGTCCAACCCTCTTTTGGAGAGCATGGATCTAAAAATTCAATCCAGTGAAGCCAGCAAGCGGGTAGCTCAAAAGCAAGGCATGCCCAAACTAGGCGCTGGTGTGGATTATGTGCTGGTAGGAGAAAGAACCGATATGGTCATACCTGATAACGGCAAAAATGTATTGATGCCCATGGTCACGATGAGCCTGCCCATTTTCCGTGGAAAATACAAAGGAGCTCAAAAAGAGGCTGAGCTGATGCAGGAGTCCTATAAACTGGAAAAGGAGGAGTTAAACAATAAGCTCTATGGCTCCTATCACCGCTATTCTTCCGATATGAAAATCCAGGATGATCTGATCTCACTATATGAGCGACAAATCGTGACTACTCAGCAAAACCTAGACCTTCTTTACAATTCCTATAGCAACTCAGGGAAGGATTTTGAAGAGGTTTTGAGTGTGCAGCAGCAATTGCTAGAATTCAAAAAAATGAAACTCAAAGCTTTGGTAGCTTATAAAACATCCTTGGCGCAAATCAATTACATAACCGCCAAAACTTACTGA
- a CDS encoding PepSY domain-containing protein, translating into MRKNNQYYTRRIHRFLGVFIGIQFLFWTISGLYFSWTDIDEIHGDHFRTEHMMHENATELIDINRLDTTLMISTLELRFVNHKPYYWVNQSKLFDAQTGELHPGISEAEAREISRIYIKDDLQIKKMEYLTKTGAHHEYRGTSLPAWAVHFDHPENLVAYVDARSGQFTKVRHRSWRWFDFLWMFHTMDYAGRDNFNNLLLRIFSLAGLAAVGSGFTLFFMTRPKNKKPKK; encoded by the coding sequence ATGCGCAAAAACAATCAATATTACACACGCAGGATCCATAGATTTTTGGGAGTGTTTATTGGAATTCAATTCCTCTTCTGGACCATTTCCGGACTCTATTTTAGCTGGACAGATATTGATGAAATCCACGGGGATCATTTCCGGACGGAACATATGATGCATGAAAATGCAACTGAACTAATCGATATAAACAGACTGGACACTACCCTCATGATATCAACCCTTGAGCTTAGGTTTGTCAACCACAAACCTTACTATTGGGTAAATCAAAGCAAATTATTTGACGCTCAAACAGGAGAACTCCATCCCGGAATTTCAGAGGCAGAAGCAAGAGAAATATCCCGGATCTATATCAAAGACGATCTCCAAATTAAGAAAATGGAATACTTAACCAAGACAGGGGCACACCATGAATACCGTGGAACTAGCCTACCGGCTTGGGCTGTACATTTTGATCATCCTGAAAATCTTGTGGCTTATGTAGATGCCAGGAGTGGACAGTTCACCAAAGTCAGACACAGATCTTGGCGTTGGTTTGACTTTCTCTGGATGTTTCACACTATGGATTATGCCGGCAGGGACAATTTCAACAACCTTTTGCTACGAATATTTTCCCTGGCAGGATTGGCAGCCGTAGGTTCAGGCTTTACCTTATTCTTTATGACTAGACCGAAAAATAAAAAACCAAAAAAATAA
- a CDS encoding class I SAM-dependent methyltransferase yields MNPDEKSTWEFPFYIPTNPVKKFLKNSIGKAALLASPEIKEELMNGKIPKNKFERAALTSIFIELKDKKLLDELAELHKKIWTSNDNQGYYDFTSNRLRGMFEQLKEPLYTTISSQTKKNAYEEFIELGCGEGLIVNRISETFKEIKSFLGVDINTAQIEINKITYAANKNLRFQSGDLSKDLDSIKGPNKIYLTFGGVLEYLTEQELLFLLKELSVLKNTVFILYEPIEPGFNIKEEKHSKLYGSEFSFCHPYHYYLSKIGFDIIGEKLVTSDTTSWIYLASKIN; encoded by the coding sequence ATGAATCCAGATGAAAAGTCAACTTGGGAATTTCCTTTTTATATTCCCACAAACCCGGTTAAAAAATTCCTCAAAAATTCAATTGGAAAAGCAGCCTTACTCGCCTCACCGGAGATAAAAGAGGAATTGATGAATGGGAAAATACCCAAAAACAAGTTTGAACGTGCTGCCCTCACATCAATTTTCATTGAATTAAAGGACAAAAAACTCCTTGATGAATTAGCTGAGCTTCATAAAAAAATTTGGACCTCAAATGACAATCAAGGCTACTACGATTTCACCTCAAATCGTCTTCGAGGTATGTTTGAACAATTAAAAGAGCCTCTTTACACTACTATTTCCAGCCAAACTAAGAAAAATGCCTATGAAGAATTCATCGAATTAGGCTGCGGTGAAGGACTTATTGTCAACAGAATATCAGAGACATTCAAGGAGATTAAAAGTTTTCTGGGAGTGGACATCAATACCGCTCAAATTGAGATAAATAAGATTACATACGCCGCTAACAAGAACCTAAGATTTCAGTCAGGTGATTTGTCAAAAGACCTAGATTCCATAAAAGGTCCAAATAAAATCTACCTGACATTTGGAGGCGTGCTGGAGTATTTGACGGAACAAGAATTGCTATTTCTTCTAAAGGAATTATCTGTCTTGAAAAACACGGTATTTATACTTTACGAGCCTATCGAACCGGGATTCAATATCAAAGAAGAAAAACACTCCAAGCTTTACGGCAGTGAATTCAGCTTTTGCCATCCATACCATTACTATTTATCCAAAATTGGATTTGATATTATTGGTGAAAAACTCGTGACCTCTGATACCACCAGCTGGATATATCTTGCTTCCAAAATTAATTAA